The Mycolicibacterium cosmeticum DNA window ACGGCGTACGACGGCAGCACCGCCAAAGTGCCGTTCGACGTGGCCGTTCCGATCGCCCCGACCCCGGTGCAGCTGCTCAGTCCGGTCGGCACCGGCCAGTCCACCGCCATCGCGGCAACCAACACGCGCGCCTACCTCACCGACTCCGCGGCCGGCACACTGACGGTGGTCAACACCCTCGACGGCACTGTGGTCAAGACCATCGCGGTCGGCCCCAACCCCACGGCGGTCGCGGTCCGGCCCGATGGCAAGTACGTCTATGTCGCCGACACCGCGAGCAAGACCATCTCGGTGATCGATGCGGCCACCAACACCGTCAAGCGCACGATCGGCACCAGCGCCACCCCCACCAGCCTGGCCATCAGCCCCTCCGGCGGAACCCTGTTCATCGGCAACGCGACCGGCAAGGTCGCGAAGTTCAGCACGTCGACCAATTCGATCACCGGCTGGATCAGCAACACCGTCGGCGCCACCTCGGTGATCCTGAGTCCCGACGGCAAGAAGCTCTACGCCACCACGCCGGCCGGGGTCGCCGTGTACACCACCTCGTCCTGGTGGAACTCCGCCAAAGTGCTTGCCATTCCGGGGAGTTCACCCACCGCCGTGGCCGCCGCCAAGGACGGCTCACGGCTGTACGTGGTCACCGACGGCGGCACCGTCAAGGTGGTGGAAACCGCCAAGTACACGGTGGTGGACCAGTTCGAGGCCACCGCGCCGGTGCGGGCGGCGACCGTCAACAAGGACGGCTCGCTGCTGCTGGTCACCGCGGCCGGCGGCGAGTTGACGGTGTACGACGCCAAGACCGACGCCCTGCTCACCACGCTGGACACCGGTGACACGGTGCACGGCATCGCCGCCAGCCCCGACGGCATGCAGCTCTACACCGCCGGCGGCAGCGCCATGCGGGTGGTGTCCCTGGTGCCCACCAACACCAAACCCGTTGTGGCCGTGCCGATCACCACCTCCAGCACGGTCACCGGTGTGGTGAGCGGTTCCACTGGGGTCACCGACGCCGACGCCGACCCGCTGAAGATCACCGTGCTCAGCGCACCGGTGCGCGGCACCGTCAGCTTCGGCGCCGACGGCACGTTCACCTACACCCCCACCGCCACCGCTCGGCACAAGGCGGCCGCCGACACGGCGCCGACCACCGATCTGTCCGACACCTTCACCTTCACCGTCGACGACGGTCGCCGCGGGGTGGTGCAGCAGACCATCACCGTCACCGTCGTCCCGGCCAACAAGGCACCGACGGTGAAAACCACGGTGGGGACGGCGAATACGTCGACCGGCGTGATCACCGGGTCGGTGAAGGGCACCGACGGCGACGCCGACCGGATCTACTACGAGGGCACCGTCTCGACGTTGCAGGGCACCGCGGTGGTCAAGGCCGACGGCACCTTCACCTACACCCCGACGGTCACCGCGCGGCACGCGGCCGCGGCGGCCACCGGCCCCACCCAGGACACCTTCACCGTCACCGTGGACGACGGCCACGGCGCGGTGATCCAGGTGCCGGTCACCGTCACCGTCTACCCACGCAACACCGCCCCGACGACCGCCACCGTGAGCACGCCGCTCGTCAGCGCCTACACCGGGCGGGTGACCGGCCGGATCACCACCACCGACGCCGACGGCGACCCCCTCACCTACACCTCCACCGGCCCGGCCAAGGGCGCCGTCGTGGTCAACGCCGACGGCTCGTTCAGCTACACCCCGACCGCTGCCGCCCGTGCGGCGGGCACCGGCACCGACACGTTCACCGTCACCATCAGCGACGGCCACGGCGGCAGCCGGGCGGTCACCGTCACAGTCGCGGTGACCGCCTCCACCCCGGGCAACGACCTGCCCGTGGCGGTCACCAATGCCTATGTGGCCAACACCAATTCATCGACGGGCGTGGTCACCGGCCAGGTGAACGCCACCGACAGCACCGCCCTGACCTACCTGCTCGACTCCACCATCGCCAGCACGGTCGGCTCGGTGGTCGTCAACGCCGACGGCACCTTCACCTTCACCCCGAGCACCGTCGCCCGGTACCACTCCTGGTTCACCCCGCAGCCCGACGTGGCGACCTTCACCGTCGCCGCGTACGACGGCCGGGACGGCATCCCGGTGGATGTCAGCGTGCCGATCACCGCACTGCACCCGGACGCCGACGGCACCCTCACCCTCGCCGAACTGAAGACCCTGGCCGGCACCGGCGACGTCGATGTCAGCAAGAACGCCAACGGCACCGTGCGCAATATCGACGGCACGTTCACCGTCGCCACGGTGTCCGACGCCGCGTCCGCGGCCGCGGTGCTGAACAAGGTCGCCACCCTGCTGGGCGCCCCCGCCGGCTTCGCTGACGCCGCCCGGATCGCCGTGTCCACCACGGCCTACAACGGCGACGTGTTCTACCGGCTCACCCAACGGGTCGGCGGGCTGGCCGTGCTGGGCAGCGAGGTGGTGCTGGCCACCGACAGCACCGGGCGGGTGACCGGGCTGGTGAGCAACTACGACTCCGCGCTCGGCAGCGTCAACACCACGCCCACGCCGTCGCTCGGTCACGCCGCCGACGCCGAGGCCATCGTCCGCAACGACCTGCTGACCGGCCTGGCCGGCACCCCCAGCCAGGCCACCAAGGACGCCTTCCTGGCCACCCTGCACCTGGCCACCGATCTGGTGATCTACGACCAGGATGTCAGTGAGAACCTGAACACCCTGGTCCGGTTCCACCCGGCCGCGCTGGCCTGGCGGGTGGTGGTCGACTCGGCGCCCGACAGCCCGTACCCGTCCGAGGGCGTCACCTATTTCATCTACGCCAACGGCAGCAACGCCGGCCAGATCTTCTCCGAATTCTCCAGTGCGCAACAGGCTTTGAGCCCGCTGCGGTCCAGCGGCACCGACCTGCTGGGCGCCACCCGCACCGTCGGCGCCGGCAACACCGGGTCGGCCCTGGTGCTCAGCGACCCGACCCGCAATATCACCACCTACACCACCACCTATGTCAGCAGCGGCTGGCCCGGGCTGCCGAGCATCCCCGGCACCACCGTCGCCTACACCTCCAGCTGGGGCACGGCCGCGGTGTCGGCGCAGGCCAACATGACCCGCGTGTACGACTACTACTCGACGGTGCTGGGCCGGACCTCGTTCGACGACAACGGTGCGCCCATCGTGCTCAGCATCGACTACAACCCGAGCGGATCGGCGGCGACGGGCTGGCGCAACGCGGCCTGGACCGGTTCGGAGCTGGTGTTCGGCGACTCCGGCGCCACCCAGGCCGCCCTGGACCTGGTCGGGCACGAATACACCCACGCGGTCATCCAGTACGTCAACGGATTCGCCTACCTCGGCGAGTCCGGGGCGCTGAACGAGGGCTATGCCGACATCATGGGCGCCCTCATCGAGAACAAAACCGGAAGCGGCCGATGGCTTTTCGCCGAGGACGCGGCCGGAAACCCGTACCGCAGCATGCAGGACCCATCGGCCTACGGTCAGCCCGAGACCTACGGCGGCCGCTACGTGGACCCCTGCGGCTGCCACGACAACACCACCGACGACTTCGACTACGTGCACAGCAACAGCGGGATCCTCACCTTCGCCGCGTACAAGATGATGGACGCCACCAAGAACGAGGTGTCCGGCGAACAGTGGGCGCGGGTGTTCTACGAGTCGCTGTACCGGATGCCGTCGACGGCCCGGTTCGTCGACGCCCGCTACGCGGTGATCGCCAGCGCCCGCGCCAACGGATTCACCGCAAGCCAGATCGCGGCGATCAAGACGGCGTTCGACGCGGTGGGCGTGACGGCCTCGGCGCTGTGAGGCCGGCTAGTCCCCGAACACCTTGCGCACCACGGCTTTCGCCCGCCGGGTAACGCGCAGATAGTTGTCCAGGAATTCCCCGCCGTCGCCGTCGGCCCAACCGGCCGCCAGGGCGACGGCGTTGAGTTGCCGGCCGGGACCGGGCAGCTGGTCGGTCGGCTTGCCGCGCACCAGCACCAGCGCGTTACGCGCCCGGGTGGCCGTCAGCCAGGCCTGGCGCAGCTGATCGACGTCACCCTCGGCGATCAACTCGGCGGCGCCGATCGCGTTCAGTGTCTGCAGGGTCGAGGTGTTGTGCAGCGCCGGGATCTTGTCGGCGAACCGCAGTTGCAGCAGCTGCACCGTCCACTCCACATCGGCCAGCCCGCCCCGGCCCAGCTTGGTGTGGGTGTTCGGATCGGCGCCGCGCGGCAGCCGTTCGGCGTCCACCCGGGCCTTGATCCGCCGGATCTCCTGCACGGTCTCCGGTGAGATACCGCCCTCGGGATAGCGGGTCTTGTCGATCGTCCGCAGGAACCGCTCCCCCAGCTCGGCGTCGCCGGCCACTTTGTGCGCGCGCAGCAACGCCTGCACCTCCCACGGCTGCGCCCATTGCGCGTAATACGCCTCGTAGGACGAAAGCGTCCGCACCAGTGGGCCATTGCGGCCTTCGGGCCTGAGGTTGGCGTCCACCTCCAGCGGCGGATCCGAGCTGGGCATCCCCAACAGGCTGCGCACCTGTTCAGCAACCCCGACCGACCAGCGCACCGCGGCGGACTCCTCGACCCCGGGCATCGGCTCGCACACGAACATCACGTCGGCGTCGGACCCGTAACCCAGTTCGCCGCCGCCGAGGCGGCCCATGCCGATCACCGCGATCCGGGCCGGCGGCCCGCCCTGCGGCGACCGGTCCCGGATCACCGCGTCCAGCGCGCACTGCAGCACCGCCACCCAGATGCTGGTCAACGCCTGGCACACGTCGGTGACGTCGAGCATGCCGAGCAGGTCCGCGGACGCCACCCTGGCCAGTTCGCGGCGGCGCAGGGTGCGCGCCGCGGCGATGGCCCGGGCCGGGTCGGCGTGCCGGGCGGCCGAGGCGACCAGGGCACGCGCCACGCTGTCCGGGTCCACCTCCAGCAGCTTGGGGCCCTGCGGCCCGTCCGCGTACAACTGGATCACCTCGGGGGCCCGCATCAGCAGATCAGGCACGTATGCCGAGGTGCCGAGCACCCGCATCAGGCGTTTGGCCACCGCGCCCTCGTCGCGCAGGGTGGACAGGTACCACCGCAGATCGCCCAGCTCCTCGCTGATCCGGCGGTAGGACAGCAGCCCGGCGTCCGGGTCGGGGGTGTCCGAGAGCCAGTCCAGCAGGGTGGGCAGCAGCACCTTCTGCACCTGCCCGCGCCGGCCGCCCTCACTGCTCAGCGCCGCCAGATGGGTCAGCGCGCTCTGCGGGCCTTCGTAGCCCAGCGCGGCGAGCTGCCGTTCGGCGGCGTCGGTGCTCATCACGTCGAAGCCTTGGTTCCCAACCGATTCCAGCAACGGTTGGTAGAACAACTTGGCATGCAGCCGGGACACCCGCATGCTCTGGCGCTTCAGTTCCTCGCGCAGCACCCCCGCGGCGTCGTGGCGGCCGTCGGGCCGGATGTGCGCGGCGCGGGCCAGCCAGCGCATCGCCTCCTCGTCGTCATCCTCGGGCAGCAGGTGGGTGCGTTTGAGGCGCTGCAACTGCAGCCGGTGCTCCAGCAGGCGCAGGAACTCGTAGGAGGCCGTCATGTTGGCGGCGTCGTCGCGGCCGACGTACCCGCCGGATCCGAGTGCGGCCAGCGCGTCCACCGTCGACGCCACGTGCAGCGACTCGTCGTTGCGGCCGTGCACCAGCTGCAGCAACTGCACCGCGAACTCGACATCACGCAGGCCGCCGGTGCCGAGTTTGAGTTCGCGGGAGCGCACCCCGGCCGGCACCAGTTCTTCCACCCGGCGCCGCATCGCCTGCACGTCGGGCACGAAATCCTCACGCTCACAAGCGGTCCAGACCATCGGCAGGATTGCGGCGATGTACTGCGCGCCGAGTTCGGCATCGCCGACGGCGGCGCGTGCCTTGAGCAGGGCCTGGAATTCCCAGGTCTTCGCCCAGCGCTCGTAGTAGGCGATGTGCGATTCCAGGGTGCGCACCAACTGCCCGCGCTTGCCCTCGGGGCGCAGCGCGGCGTCCACCTCGAAGAAGGTGTCGCTGGCGAAGCGCATCATCTCCCCGGCCACCCGGGCGGTGATGGCGTCGGCGGTCTCGCCGACGAAGATGACGTCCACATCGCTGACGTAATTCAGTTCGCGCGCACCGCATTTGCCCATGGCGATGACGGCCAGCCGCGGCGCCGGGGTGTCCGCACCGCACACCGTGGCGGTCGCGACGGCCAGCGCCGCGGCCAGGGCGGCGTCGGCCAGGTCGGACAGGTGTGCGCCGACGGTGCTAAATTCCAGCACCGGTTCGTTCTCGACGGTCGGGGCCAGGTCCAGTCCGGCCAGCACCAGCAACCGGTCCCGGTACAGGGCGCGCAGCGAGGCCTGCACCGAGCGGGTGTCGCTGGTGCTCTGCGCGACCGCGACGAATTCGTCGCGCAACTGGGCGGCGCCGGGCAGGGTGCCCGCGCCGGCCAGCAGATGCCAGGACTGCGGCCGGGCCACCAGGTGGTCGCCGAGGGCCACCGATCCGCCGAGCACGGAGAACAACCGGCCGCGCAGCGGCTTGTCCTTGAGCAGCGCCTGGTTCAGCTCATCCCAGCCGTCGCCCAGTTCGTCGGCCAGCCGCACCATGGTGAGCAGCGCGGCGTCGGCGTCGGGCGCACGCGACAGCGACCACAACAGTTCGACGTACTCGTCGGTGTTCCAGCCCAGTCGGTCCAGCCGGTCGCGCGCCGGCGCGTCGACGAGACCGAGCCGTCCGACGCTGGGCAGCTTCGGGCGCTGGGTGGCTGGTTTTGGCACGCCCCTAAGCTACAGCGACAGGTAGTTCTTCAACTCGAACGGGGTGACGGTGCTGCGGTAGCTCTCCCACTCGGTGCGCTTGTTGCGCAGGAAGTAGTCGAAGACGTGCTCCCCCAACGCTTCCGCGACCAGTTCGGAGTTCTCCATCTCGGCCAGCGCCACGCCCAGGCTGCCGGGCAGCTCCTTGTATCCCATGGCGCGGCGCTCCTCGGCGGTCAGGCTCCACACGTTGTCCTCGGCCTGGGGGCCCAGGGTGTAGCCCTTCTCGACACCGCGCAGGCCGGCGGCCAGCAGCACCGCGAATGCCAGGTACGGGTTGCAGGCCGAGTCGGGGCTGCGCACCTCGACGCGGCGGCTGGACGCCTTGCGGGGGGTGTACATCGGCACCCGCACCAGGGCCGACCGGTTGGCCGCGCCCCAGGACGCCGCCGTCGGCGCCTCGCCGCCGTGCACCAGCCGCTTGTAGGAGTTGACCCACTGGTTGGTGACGGCGCTGATCTCGCTGGCGTGCTCCAGGATGCCGGCGATGAACGACTTGGCGACATCGGAGAGTTGCAGCGGGTCGTTGGGGTCGTGGAAGGCGTTGGTCTCACCCTCGAACAGGCTCATGTGGGTGTGCATGGCCGAGCCCGGGTACT harbors:
- a CDS encoding Ig-like domain-containing protein, with translation MSDARICGHARYVGRVGALAVALGIGVGITAVPAVAGAEPETTSTETSGTGTSSTTSAPDTAGTAAVTAATAASESQIAAATVTTPEQKSDKPTTKKNRKTAPRASTHTSKKTTPTAEPRTAGTADQPAAKTDTTPATAAAATAQPAPTVTAAVSSVVQQPVPALAPRPSTPPLVKAVQTFLTALTAPFLGGGSVPHLEFPGLWVLMAAARRELGLSDATADTATRSTETQTVSALSLTTATATVTNLPPQPDTTTLGEADPTTGAVTGQVHAVDPEGKAVTYALVTPPTLGTVKFSSIGAFTYTPTAAQRVQAGLGSVPDAVFRVTAYDGSTAKVPFDVAVPIAPTPVQLLSPVGTGQSTAIAATNTRAYLTDSAAGTLTVVNTLDGTVVKTIAVGPNPTAVAVRPDGKYVYVADTASKTISVIDAATNTVKRTIGTSATPTSLAISPSGGTLFIGNATGKVAKFSTSTNSITGWISNTVGATSVILSPDGKKLYATTPAGVAVYTTSSWWNSAKVLAIPGSSPTAVAAAKDGSRLYVVTDGGTVKVVETAKYTVVDQFEATAPVRAATVNKDGSLLLVTAAGGELTVYDAKTDALLTTLDTGDTVHGIAASPDGMQLYTAGGSAMRVVSLVPTNTKPVVAVPITTSSTVTGVVSGSTGVTDADADPLKITVLSAPVRGTVSFGADGTFTYTPTATARHKAAADTAPTTDLSDTFTFTVDDGRRGVVQQTITVTVVPANKAPTVKTTVGTANTSTGVITGSVKGTDGDADRIYYEGTVSTLQGTAVVKADGTFTYTPTVTARHAAAAATGPTQDTFTVTVDDGHGAVIQVPVTVTVYPRNTAPTTATVSTPLVSAYTGRVTGRITTTDADGDPLTYTSTGPAKGAVVVNADGSFSYTPTAAARAAGTGTDTFTVTISDGHGGSRAVTVTVAVTASTPGNDLPVAVTNAYVANTNSSTGVVTGQVNATDSTALTYLLDSTIASTVGSVVVNADGTFTFTPSTVARYHSWFTPQPDVATFTVAAYDGRDGIPVDVSVPITALHPDADGTLTLAELKTLAGTGDVDVSKNANGTVRNIDGTFTVATVSDAASAAAVLNKVATLLGAPAGFADAARIAVSTTAYNGDVFYRLTQRVGGLAVLGSEVVLATDSTGRVTGLVSNYDSALGSVNTTPTPSLGHAADAEAIVRNDLLTGLAGTPSQATKDAFLATLHLATDLVIYDQDVSENLNTLVRFHPAALAWRVVVDSAPDSPYPSEGVTYFIYANGSNAGQIFSEFSSAQQALSPLRSSGTDLLGATRTVGAGNTGSALVLSDPTRNITTYTTTYVSSGWPGLPSIPGTTVAYTSSWGTAAVSAQANMTRVYDYYSTVLGRTSFDDNGAPIVLSIDYNPSGSAATGWRNAAWTGSELVFGDSGATQAALDLVGHEYTHAVIQYVNGFAYLGESGALNEGYADIMGALIENKTGSGRWLFAEDAAGNPYRSMQDPSAYGQPETYGGRYVDPCGCHDNTTDDFDYVHSNSGILTFAAYKMMDATKNEVSGEQWARVFYESLYRMPSTARFVDARYAVIASARANGFTASQIAAIKTAFDAVGVTASAL
- a CDS encoding bifunctional [glutamine synthetase] adenylyltransferase/[glutamine synthetase]-adenylyl-L-tyrosine phosphorylase, whose protein sequence is MPKPATQRPKLPSVGRLGLVDAPARDRLDRLGWNTDEYVELLWSLSRAPDADAALLTMVRLADELGDGWDELNQALLKDKPLRGRLFSVLGGSVALGDHLVARPQSWHLLAGAGTLPGAAQLRDEFVAVAQSTSDTRSVQASLRALYRDRLLVLAGLDLAPTVENEPVLEFSTVGAHLSDLADAALAAALAVATATVCGADTPAPRLAVIAMGKCGARELNYVSDVDVIFVGETADAITARVAGEMMRFASDTFFEVDAALRPEGKRGQLVRTLESHIAYYERWAKTWEFQALLKARAAVGDAELGAQYIAAILPMVWTACEREDFVPDVQAMRRRVEELVPAGVRSRELKLGTGGLRDVEFAVQLLQLVHGRNDESLHVASTVDALAALGSGGYVGRDDAANMTASYEFLRLLEHRLQLQRLKRTHLLPEDDDEEAMRWLARAAHIRPDGRHDAAGVLREELKRQSMRVSRLHAKLFYQPLLESVGNQGFDVMSTDAAERQLAALGYEGPQSALTHLAALSSEGGRRGQVQKVLLPTLLDWLSDTPDPDAGLLSYRRISEELGDLRWYLSTLRDEGAVAKRLMRVLGTSAYVPDLLMRAPEVIQLYADGPQGPKLLEVDPDSVARALVASAARHADPARAIAAARTLRRRELARVASADLLGMLDVTDVCQALTSIWVAVLQCALDAVIRDRSPQGGPPARIAVIGMGRLGGGELGYGSDADVMFVCEPMPGVEESAAVRWSVGVAEQVRSLLGMPSSDPPLEVDANLRPEGRNGPLVRTLSSYEAYYAQWAQPWEVQALLRAHKVAGDAELGERFLRTIDKTRYPEGGISPETVQEIRRIKARVDAERLPRGADPNTHTKLGRGGLADVEWTVQLLQLRFADKIPALHNTSTLQTLNAIGAAELIAEGDVDQLRQAWLTATRARNALVLVRGKPTDQLPGPGRQLNAVALAAGWADGDGGEFLDNYLRVTRRAKAVVRKVFGD